In Nitrosospira briensis C-128, a genomic segment contains:
- the gmhB gene encoding D-glycero-beta-D-manno-heptose 1,7-bisphosphate 7-phosphatase, which produces MKLIILDRDGVINYDSDAFIKTPDEWKPIPGSLEAIAHLTQAGYRVVIATNQSGISRGLLDMVTLNAINDKMCKAVNQVGGRIDAMFFCPHANTDNCNCRKPATGMFKEIADRFGLELNGVPAIGDSLRDLQAAAEVGAIPILVLSGKGKKTKAKGGLPENTRIFPNLSAAVDALTQ; this is translated from the coding sequence ATGAAATTGATCATCCTCGATCGCGACGGCGTCATCAATTATGACAGCGACGCTTTTATCAAGACGCCTGATGAATGGAAACCCATTCCCGGCAGCCTCGAAGCGATCGCCCATCTCACCCAGGCAGGTTATCGCGTCGTCATTGCAACCAATCAGTCGGGCATCAGCCGGGGATTACTGGATATGGTGACGCTCAACGCCATTAATGACAAGATGTGCAAGGCAGTCAATCAAGTGGGCGGGCGCATCGATGCGATGTTTTTCTGTCCTCATGCCAATACGGACAATTGTAATTGCCGCAAGCCGGCGACCGGAATGTTCAAGGAGATCGCCGATCGCTTTGGCCTGGAGCTGAACGGCGTACCGGCGATCGGCGATTCGCTTCGTGATTTACAGGCCGCGGCCGAAGTCGGCGCCATACCGATTCTGGTACTTTCAGGCAAAGGTAAAAAGACCAAGGCGAAGGGAGGATTGCCGGAAAATACCCGGATTTTTCCGAATCTCTCAGCGGCCGTCGATGCGCTGACACAATGA
- a CDS encoding lysophospholipid acyltransferase family protein: protein MTSISVVLRSTLYSLLQIIITPLYFVIILASFPLSPHNRYRITSGWAHLMLFLLRVVCGIQYRVIGAEHIPQMPSIVLSKHQSAWETLAFQLIFPPQVWVLKKELLLVPFFGWGLAMTSPIAIDRSSKKAALKQIVSQGKDRLKKGFWIVVFPEGTRIAPGKKGRYGIGGAWLATHTGAPVVPVAHNAGRFWGKNALIKLPGTITVSIGEPIDPTGMEPGDLNARVESWIEAEVARIDDPTSGNRESGR from the coding sequence ATGACCTCGATTTCGGTAGTGCTCCGCTCGACGCTATATAGTCTATTGCAAATCATCATTACTCCGCTTTATTTCGTAATCATACTGGCTTCGTTCCCGCTCTCGCCGCACAACCGCTACCGCATCACTTCCGGCTGGGCACACCTGATGCTGTTTTTGCTCCGTGTTGTCTGCGGCATCCAGTATCGCGTGATCGGCGCGGAACATATTCCCCAAATGCCCAGCATTGTGCTCTCCAAGCATCAATCGGCGTGGGAGACACTCGCGTTTCAGCTGATATTCCCGCCCCAGGTGTGGGTCCTGAAAAAAGAGTTGCTGCTGGTTCCATTTTTTGGCTGGGGATTGGCCATGACCAGCCCCATCGCCATCGATCGCAGCTCGAAAAAAGCGGCACTGAAACAGATCGTCAGCCAAGGGAAAGACCGGCTCAAGAAGGGTTTCTGGATAGTGGTTTTCCCGGAAGGCACGCGCATAGCGCCCGGCAAAAAAGGCAGATACGGCATTGGCGGCGCATGGCTTGCGACGCATACCGGCGCGCCGGTCGTACCGGTTGCGCACAACGCGGGACGGTTCTGGGGCAAGAATGCGCTTATCAAACTGCCCGGCACGATTACCGTAAGCATCGGCGAGCCGATCGACCCCACAGGCATGGAACCTGGCGACCTCAACGCCCGCGTGGAATCATGGATTGAAGCAGAGGTGGCACGCATCGATGATCCCACTTCAGGCAATCGCGAATCCGGCCGTTAA
- a CDS encoding M48 family metallopeptidase — protein MHDEKKPLPQRLNQRPKTSKLAASEQRRISLNGKDVAYVLMRCRRKTIGMKINSEGLTVRIPPREPLCWVESVLQKRADWIVKKLDEWKNKKSNKPEWAEGAIFPLLGEPWQVRVTTAGVVQMVPATVNTAVEETQLKLPLPSMLTAHQIEKAVMDWYRHHAMSCFSERIVLYAHKLGVALPQLRLSRARTLWGSCNSRGIVHLNWRLIQKPLDLVDYVVAHELSHLIEMNHSKAFWQTVGSIYPDYAAARKKLRGVG, from the coding sequence ATGCATGACGAAAAGAAACCACTGCCCCAACGTTTAAACCAGCGTCCAAAGACAAGCAAACTTGCAGCAAGCGAGCAACGCCGTATCAGCCTGAACGGCAAAGATGTAGCGTATGTCCTCATGCGCTGCAGGCGAAAAACCATCGGCATGAAAATCAACAGTGAGGGATTAACGGTTCGTATTCCGCCGCGAGAACCATTGTGTTGGGTCGAATCGGTATTGCAAAAACGAGCCGATTGGATCGTAAAAAAACTCGACGAATGGAAGAATAAAAAATCGAACAAGCCCGAGTGGGCCGAAGGCGCAATTTTCCCATTGCTGGGCGAACCCTGGCAGGTGAGAGTTACCACTGCCGGGGTTGTCCAAATGGTTCCAGCCACGGTGAACACAGCGGTGGAGGAGACGCAGTTGAAATTACCACTCCCATCCATGCTGACCGCCCACCAAATCGAAAAAGCGGTAATGGACTGGTATCGTCATCACGCCATGTCATGTTTCAGCGAACGCATCGTGCTGTATGCACATAAGCTTGGCGTGGCGTTGCCACAACTACGGTTATCGCGGGCAAGAACCCTATGGGGAAGTTGTAACTCGCGCGGCATCGTTCATCTCAACTGGCGGTTGATCCAGAAACCGCTCGACTTGGTGGATTATGTCGTGGCGCACGAGTTGTCGCATCTCATTGAAATGAACCATTCCAAGGCGTTCTGGCAAACGGTGGGGAGTATATATCCGGATTATGCGGCGGCCAGGAAGAAGTTGAGGGGGGTTGGGTGA
- a CDS encoding type I restriction enzyme HsdR N-terminal domain-containing protein yields the protein MFTNFDPALLSDPQFKEDSVREVLIAPMLTRLGYHPSGPTRVIRSKTLVHPFIYAGTRKHPVTIIPDYTLLQEEKTILVLDAKSPTESVLSKENVQQAYSYAIHPEVRCQHFALCNGKALAVFSVEQPDPLLLIPFEEFESKWDIIEKYMAPRFLLEPALRKFAPDLGFKFSRMGLAEDTKIVMLGVRLGLFARVSDQLITASTNCDFGGEAHCVSYDFSPEFLAPILAGLPAPLAEAFREALSHSPFLAHGDLVIEVDLNAHLGPEIEGQSEAFIPLLVTEVLNSRFNPDLMPNKPTDIPLHVFSLRNAFQIRRHGVQGDA from the coding sequence ATGTTCACTAATTTTGATCCGGCGCTTCTAAGCGATCCTCAATTTAAGGAGGATTCCGTTCGTGAGGTGCTCATTGCACCAATGCTGACTCGACTGGGGTATCACCCATCAGGGCCCACGCGAGTAATTCGCAGCAAGACATTGGTTCATCCATTCATCTATGCAGGAACACGTAAACATCCCGTCACCATCATTCCGGACTACACGCTGCTGCAGGAGGAGAAAACTATTCTAGTGCTCGATGCAAAGAGTCCAACGGAAAGCGTCCTTAGTAAAGAAAATGTTCAACAAGCGTATAGCTATGCCATACATCCTGAGGTCCGATGCCAGCACTTCGCACTATGCAATGGAAAGGCCCTAGCCGTCTTCAGCGTCGAACAGCCAGATCCATTGCTTCTCATTCCGTTTGAGGAATTCGAATCCAAGTGGGACATAATTGAAAAGTACATGGCTCCACGGTTTCTTCTAGAACCGGCGTTGCGCAAGTTTGCTCCTGATCTTGGATTCAAGTTCTCACGTATGGGGCTTGCAGAGGATACAAAGATTGTTATGCTCGGCGTACGTCTCGGCTTATTCGCCCGTGTGAGCGATCAACTGATCACAGCGTCCACTAATTGCGATTTTGGTGGCGAAGCCCATTGTGTGAGTTACGATTTCTCTCCCGAGTTTCTTGCACCAATTCTTGCTGGATTGCCGGCACCACTGGCAGAGGCGTTTCGTGAAGCTCTTAGTCACTCACCCTTTCTAGCCCATGGCGATCTTGTGATTGAGGTGGATCTAAATGCACATCTCGGCCCTGAAATTGAGGGTCAAAGTGAAGCATTTATCCCACTGCTTGTCACCGAGGTTTTAAACTCAAGATTCAATCCAGACTTGATGCCAAACAAGCCGACAGACATCCCCCTTCATGTTTTTAGTCTCCGTAACGCATTCCAAATTCGGCGTCACGGTGTCCAAGGCGATGCCTAA
- a CDS encoding O-methyltransferase translates to MSLEQWSAVDAYFSEMLIPTDPVLEAALKHCTDAGLPSINVAPNQGKLLHMLAQIRGARRILEIGTLGGYSTIWLARALPPGGSLISLEVSPAHAEVARKNIEAAGLSDIVSVIVGRAADTLEKLAADHVEPFDLVFIDADKENNPVYLKGALKLSRQGTLIICDNVVRKGRVMDADSSDPDVQGTRHFFELLAAEPRLNSTAIQTVGIKGWDGLSVSIFTGTG, encoded by the coding sequence ATGAGTCTGGAACAATGGTCCGCCGTCGACGCGTATTTTTCGGAGATGCTGATACCCACCGACCCGGTGCTGGAAGCAGCGCTGAAGCATTGTACCGACGCAGGGTTGCCGTCGATAAATGTCGCACCCAACCAAGGGAAGCTGCTGCACATGCTGGCGCAAATTCGGGGCGCCCGCCGCATCCTGGAAATCGGCACCCTGGGCGGGTACAGTACCATCTGGCTGGCGCGGGCGCTCCCGCCTGGCGGCTCGCTCATTTCGCTGGAGGTGAGCCCCGCCCATGCGGAGGTTGCACGAAAAAATATCGAGGCGGCCGGGTTATCGGATATTGTCTCGGTCATTGTCGGCAGGGCTGCCGATACCCTGGAAAAGCTCGCAGCCGATCATGTGGAGCCGTTCGATCTCGTATTCATCGATGCGGACAAGGAAAACAATCCGGTGTACCTGAAGGGCGCGCTGAAGCTGTCGCGGCAGGGAACGCTGATCATTTGCGACAATGTCGTTCGCAAGGGCCGGGTGATGGATGCGGACAGCAGCGACCCGGACGTGCAGGGAACGCGGCACTTTTTTGAACTTCTGGCCGCCGAACCACGATTGAACTCGACTGCGATTCAGACAGTGGGAATAAAGGGATGGGATGGTTTGTCGGTCTCGATTTTTACAGGTACAGGCTGA
- a CDS encoding epoxyqueuosine reductase QueH, producing MDETKRPSLIPPGGEKKVLLHSCCAPCSGEVMEAMLVSGINYTIFFYNPNIHPEREYLLRKNENIRFADKHGIEFIDADYDTENWFARAKGMEWEPERGIRCTMCFDMRFERTALYAFENGFPVITSSLGISRWKNMEQINDCGRRAAGRYDGLVYWDYNWRKGGGSARMIEISKREEFYQQEYCGCVYSLRDTNRHRRSQGRSLIELGSQFYGFPTEKDEPSS from the coding sequence ATGGACGAAACGAAAAGACCGAGCCTCATCCCACCCGGCGGCGAGAAGAAGGTATTGCTGCACTCCTGTTGCGCGCCCTGCTCGGGGGAAGTCATGGAGGCCATGCTGGTCTCCGGGATCAACTACACCATTTTTTTCTACAACCCCAACATTCATCCCGAGCGCGAATACCTTCTGCGCAAGAATGAAAACATCCGGTTTGCGGACAAGCACGGTATCGAATTCATAGATGCCGATTACGACACGGAAAACTGGTTTGCGCGCGCCAAAGGCATGGAGTGGGAGCCCGAACGTGGCATCCGGTGCACCATGTGTTTCGACATGCGCTTCGAACGCACTGCGCTGTATGCATTCGAGAACGGCTTTCCGGTGATAACAAGTTCTCTCGGCATTTCGCGCTGGAAGAACATGGAGCAGATCAACGATTGCGGCCGCCGCGCGGCAGGGCGCTATGACGGGCTGGTCTACTGGGATTACAACTGGCGAAAGGGTGGCGGTTCCGCGCGCATGATCGAAATCAGCAAGCGGGAGGAGTTTTATCAGCAGGAGTATTGTGGTTGCGTCTACTCACTGCGCGATACCAACCGGCACCGGAGAAGCCAGGGCCGCTCCCTGATCGAGCTCGGCTCCCAGTTTTATGGTTTCCCGACGGAGAAGGATGAGCCGTCGAGCTAG
- the lptM gene encoding LPS translocon maturation chaperone LptM — protein MRTLSSVVVTVMLLSACGLKAPLYLPQKAPPQKSSTPQQSPAPQPQQPSDEEKM, from the coding sequence ATGCGTACGCTTTCTTCCGTCGTCGTGACAGTCATGCTGCTCAGTGCCTGCGGCCTTAAAGCGCCTCTCTATCTTCCGCAGAAAGCGCCGCCACAGAAATCGTCCACCCCGCAGCAGTCACCTGCCCCCCAGCCTCAACAGCCTTCAGATGAAGAGAAGATGTAG
- the lysA gene encoding diaminopimelate decarboxylase yields MSGFPSFSYRNGRLCGESVELDRIAREFGTPCYIYSRAALTAAYREFDAAFGARDHLVCYAVKANSNLAILNLFARLGSGFDIVSGGELQRVLKAGGDPKKVVFSGIGKRPEEMRAALDAGILCFNVESEAELRVLNQVAGEMNKIAPVSLRVNPDVDARTHPYISTGLKENKFGIPFDEAESLYVSSHEFSNICITGLDCHIGSQLTELNPFIESCKKMLRLLDRLEAQGLQIDHLDLGGGLGIRYSGENPPLVREYVDVLCAEVGQRKQRILIEPGRALVGNAGILLTRIEYLKHTPHRDFAIVDAAMNDLMRPALYDAYHEILPVITENDIGAKTYQVVGPVCETGDFLGHDRNLALRQGDLLAIMSTGAYGMSMSSNYNTRPRAAEVMIDGDHVHLIRERESIEQLTAGEKILP; encoded by the coding sequence GTGAGCGGCTTTCCTTCATTCAGTTATCGCAATGGCAGGCTATGTGGTGAATCGGTTGAGCTGGACCGCATTGCCCGGGAATTTGGCACGCCTTGCTATATTTATTCGCGCGCCGCGCTCACTGCCGCTTACCGGGAATTCGACGCCGCTTTTGGCGCGCGCGACCACCTGGTGTGCTATGCAGTCAAGGCCAATTCCAATCTGGCTATTCTCAATCTGTTCGCCCGCCTCGGTAGCGGCTTCGACATTGTCTCGGGCGGTGAACTACAGAGGGTGCTGAAAGCCGGGGGCGATCCGAAAAAAGTCGTTTTTTCGGGAATCGGCAAGCGGCCTGAAGAGATGCGGGCAGCGCTTGACGCAGGGATACTCTGCTTCAATGTGGAATCGGAAGCGGAGTTGAGAGTATTGAATCAGGTCGCCGGAGAGATGAATAAAATCGCGCCCGTGAGCCTGCGGGTCAATCCTGATGTCGATGCCAGAACCCACCCGTATATTTCCACCGGCCTCAAGGAGAATAAATTCGGCATTCCCTTCGATGAGGCGGAATCGCTTTATGTTTCATCCCATGAGTTCTCCAACATATGCATTACCGGACTCGATTGCCACATCGGCTCACAGTTGACCGAGCTCAATCCTTTCATCGAAAGCTGCAAAAAAATGCTGAGACTGCTAGACCGTCTCGAAGCACAGGGCTTGCAAATCGATCACCTGGATTTGGGCGGCGGGTTGGGAATTCGTTATTCCGGGGAAAATCCGCCCCTCGTCCGGGAATATGTCGATGTGCTGTGTGCCGAGGTTGGTCAGCGTAAGCAGCGCATCCTGATCGAGCCTGGCCGCGCCTTGGTGGGAAACGCCGGTATATTGCTTACGCGGATTGAGTATCTCAAGCATACGCCCCATCGCGACTTTGCCATTGTGGATGCGGCGATGAATGATCTGATGCGCCCGGCGTTATACGATGCTTATCATGAAATTCTTCCCGTTATTACCGAGAATGACATTGGCGCTAAAACTTATCAGGTGGTCGGCCCCGTTTGCGAAACGGGCGACTTTCTGGGGCATGACCGGAACCTCGCATTGCGCCAGGGAGATTTGCTTGCGATCATGTCCACAGGGGCATACGGCATGAGCATGAGCTCGAATTACAATACTCGTCCCCGCGCCGCCGAAGTGATGATCGATGGCGACCATGTTCATCTTATTCGCGAACGCGAATCCATAGAGCAGTTGACCGCCGGTGAGAAAATCCTGCCGTAG
- the mgtE gene encoding magnesium transporter → MTKANNLRETENLQEHLQRVVYLLHEHRLAESLAHTQAAPDRKFEEEWLDKQNLAELQKFLDKLHPADIAHILEAMPLEDRLLIWDLVNAERDGEILLEVSDAVRETLIATMDRREMRAAAEQLDADEIADIASDFPRYILDDVFQSLPMEEREKLRAAMSYSEDSVGALMDFDVVTIREDVTLEVVLRYLRRLDELPDHTDQLFVVDREEYLKGVLPLNRLLVSDPGAQVASVMTTEMTVFHPDEKAHRAAQAFERYDLVSAAVVNAEDKLVGRVTVNAVMDFIREESESEALSLAGLRQEEDLFAPVWKSLKNRWTWLAINLVTAFIASRVIGVFEDSIEKLVALAALMPIIAGVGGNSGNQTITMIVRALALGQLDPRNARMLLGKEISLSAVNGLMWGSVVGIFAFLIYRSIPLSLVMMLAMILNLLLAATVGVLIPLTLHKFGRDPAAGSSVMITAVTDSGGFFIFLGLATIFLV, encoded by the coding sequence ATGACAAAAGCAAACAACCTCAGGGAAACAGAAAATCTGCAGGAGCATCTGCAACGGGTAGTCTATTTGTTGCACGAGCACAGGCTGGCCGAGAGCCTTGCGCATACCCAGGCAGCGCCAGACCGGAAGTTCGAGGAAGAATGGCTGGATAAGCAGAATCTGGCTGAGCTGCAAAAGTTCCTGGACAAGCTTCACCCTGCGGATATTGCGCACATTCTGGAGGCGATGCCGCTCGAAGACCGCCTTTTGATCTGGGACCTGGTCAACGCGGAGCGTGACGGCGAAATTCTTCTGGAAGTTTCAGACGCGGTACGTGAGACGCTGATCGCCACGATGGACAGGCGCGAGATGCGGGCCGCGGCGGAGCAGCTTGACGCAGACGAAATTGCCGACATCGCCTCGGATTTTCCACGTTATATTCTTGATGATGTATTCCAGTCGCTTCCGATGGAGGAGCGCGAGAAATTGCGCGCCGCCATGTCTTATTCGGAGGACTCGGTCGGCGCACTGATGGATTTTGACGTTGTGACCATTCGTGAGGATGTGACGCTGGAAGTGGTGCTGCGCTATTTGCGGCGACTGGATGAATTGCCGGATCATACCGACCAGTTATTCGTCGTGGATAGGGAAGAGTATCTCAAGGGTGTGTTGCCGCTGAACCGCCTGTTGGTCAGCGATCCGGGCGCGCAGGTCGCTTCGGTGATGACCACCGAAATGACCGTGTTTCACCCCGATGAGAAGGCGCATCGGGCGGCGCAGGCGTTCGAGCGCTATGACCTTGTTTCGGCCGCTGTGGTAAATGCGGAAGACAAGCTTGTTGGGCGCGTGACCGTTAATGCGGTAATGGACTTTATCCGCGAGGAATCTGAAAGCGAAGCGCTGAGCCTGGCTGGCCTGCGGCAGGAAGAGGATCTGTTTGCACCGGTATGGAAAAGCTTGAAGAACCGCTGGACATGGCTGGCCATTAATCTGGTGACCGCTTTTATTGCCTCGCGCGTGATAGGCGTATTCGAAGATTCGATTGAAAAACTGGTAGCGCTGGCGGCGCTGATGCCGATTATTGCCGGGGTCGGTGGCAATTCCGGCAATCAGACAATTACCATGATTGTGCGGGCGCTTGCCCTGGGGCAACTTGACCCAAGGAATGCCCGGATGCTGCTTGGCAAGGAAATCAGTTTGAGCGCCGTGAATGGCCTGATGTGGGGCAGCGTGGTAGGGATATTCGCTTTCCTTATTTACCGCAGCATTCCCTTGAGCCTGGTAATGATGTTGGCAATGATACTGAATTTACTGCTGGCGGCAACAGTGGGTGTGCTGATACCGCTGACCCTGCATAAATTCGGCCGCGACCCGGCGGCAGGCTCCAGCGTGATGATTACCGCCGTTACCGATAGTGGAGGTTTTTTTATTTTTCTGGGGCTGGCTACCATTTTTCTGGTGTAA
- the mtgA gene encoding monofunctional biosynthetic peptidoglycan transglycosylase has translation MFFKRWFWRLFLLLVGIVFAYQSWIFGHVVYWNSYNPSSSAFMEDRLAILRQGNTAAALRMQWVPYERISPNLKRAIIAAEDSKFLAHEGFDFDAIQNAYQKNVKKRKLVAGGSTISQQLAKNLFLSSEKTPGRKIQEAIITLMLENVMSKRRILEIYLNVIEWGNGVFGAGAAIPYYYGVSASSITAEQAARLAAMVTNPRFYDKHRNTPWLSKKTGIILSRMASAQIP, from the coding sequence ATGTTCTTCAAGCGCTGGTTCTGGCGCCTCTTTTTGCTGCTTGTTGGCATCGTCTTCGCCTATCAATCCTGGATTTTCGGCCATGTCGTCTATTGGAATTCTTACAACCCTTCTTCCAGCGCCTTCATGGAAGATCGTTTGGCAATATTACGGCAAGGAAATACAGCGGCGGCATTGCGCATGCAATGGGTTCCTTACGAACGGATTTCTCCCAATCTCAAGCGGGCGATCATCGCTGCGGAGGACAGCAAATTCCTGGCGCACGAAGGGTTCGATTTCGATGCTATTCAGAATGCGTATCAGAAAAACGTGAAGAAGCGCAAGCTTGTTGCGGGCGGTTCCACCATCAGTCAGCAACTGGCAAAGAATTTATTTCTTTCCAGTGAAAAAACCCCGGGGCGCAAGATTCAGGAAGCCATCATCACATTGATGCTGGAAAACGTGATGTCCAAACGCCGTATCCTGGAAATTTATCTGAATGTGATTGAATGGGGAAACGGAGTGTTCGGGGCAGGGGCTGCCATCCCCTATTATTATGGCGTTTCCGCTTCTTCAATTACTGCGGAACAAGCTGCCCGCCTTGCGGCCATGGTTACCAACCCTCGCTTTTACGACAAGCACCGTAATACCCCCTGGCTATCGAAGAAAACCGGGATCATCCTCAGCCGAATGGCATCGGCACAAATTCCCTGA
- the aroE gene encoding shikimate dehydrogenase — protein MTDFYAVIGNPVAHSKSPLIHAEFARQTGQDIHYEAILAPMDAFAATIAGFRARGGKGVNVTVPFKLEACRISTRLTERAEAAEAANTLAFDARGIFGDNTDGAGLLRDIVANLQFSLAGKQVLLMGAGGAARGVVLPLLEHNPCLLTVANRTRQKADALQQRFSRYGNIVSAGYDDLGGTKFDLVINATSASLDGKLPALPSGIFSSASLAYDMMYGNGYTPFLQFAKQQGVTHLADGIGMLVEQAAESFFLWRGLRPRTKPVIEMLGSHGAIR, from the coding sequence ATGACCGATTTCTATGCCGTCATCGGCAACCCTGTTGCCCACAGCAAGTCACCGCTGATTCATGCCGAGTTTGCGCGGCAAACAGGTCAAGATATACATTATGAGGCCATTCTGGCGCCGATGGATGCGTTCGCTGCAACGATAGCGGGTTTCAGGGCGCGTGGCGGCAAAGGTGTGAACGTCACTGTTCCGTTCAAGCTTGAAGCCTGCAGGATTTCCACTCGCCTGACCGAGCGGGCAGAGGCGGCGGAGGCGGCGAACACACTGGCGTTTGATGCTAGAGGCATCTTCGGTGATAACACCGATGGTGCCGGATTATTGCGTGACATCGTAGCCAATCTGCAATTTTCACTTGCAGGCAAGCAGGTTCTGCTCATGGGCGCCGGAGGAGCGGCCCGCGGTGTAGTGTTGCCCTTATTGGAACACAACCCTTGCCTGTTGACTGTCGCCAATCGTACCAGACAAAAAGCCGATGCGCTGCAGCAGCGGTTTTCGCGCTATGGAAACATCGTGTCCGCCGGTTACGATGATCTGGGCGGAACGAAATTCGATCTCGTCATTAACGCCACCTCTGCCAGCCTGGATGGTAAACTTCCAGCGCTGCCGTCCGGCATTTTTTCCAGTGCATCGCTGGCTTACGACATGATGTACGGCAATGGGTATACCCCTTTCCTGCAATTTGCAAAGCAACAGGGCGTAACTCATTTGGCTGATGGTATCGGCATGCTGGTGGAGCAGGCGGCGGAATCGTTCTTCCTGTGGCGTGGACTGAGACCACGAACAAAGCCGGTGATTGAAATGCTCGGATCGCATGGCGCGATACGTTGA
- a CDS encoding energy transducer TonB: MSTVPNISGFDTMATRGWLLDGSSRLKLAILISVACHAAVLFGINFKSPIPKDSKTGNPLEVVLVNSKSVSKPSKADALAQANRSDRRAETPIPLALKNNQAVETDTASQEATQLEQEAQQLTTESNRDELMYQAEPPLAQSERSRNAIDTAGLVQRSLEIARLEAQTPVNYEAHQHGLKRKFIGVRTREFRFARYAEDWRLKVERIGNLNYPEAARREGLYGKLQLTVGIKSDGSLESIEINRSSGRKVLDEAAIRIVNLAGQNGFAPFPPDISRDTDILHITRTWVFTRSDELASE; this comes from the coding sequence TTGAGCACCGTCCCGAATATATCCGGTTTCGACACGATGGCAACTCGCGGCTGGTTGCTGGATGGGTCTTCACGCCTGAAGCTGGCGATATTGATATCCGTGGCCTGCCATGCAGCAGTTTTGTTCGGCATCAACTTCAAGTCTCCCATTCCGAAAGACAGCAAAACCGGTAACCCCCTGGAAGTGGTATTGGTGAACAGCAAGTCCGTGTCCAAACCGAGCAAGGCAGATGCATTGGCGCAGGCCAATCGCAGCGATCGCCGGGCGGAAACTCCAATTCCGCTTGCGCTAAAGAATAATCAAGCGGTGGAGACTGATACAGCAAGCCAGGAAGCAACGCAGCTTGAACAGGAAGCGCAACAACTGACGACTGAGTCCAATAGGGACGAACTCATGTACCAGGCCGAGCCTCCTTTAGCGCAGTCCGAACGTAGCCGGAATGCGATTGACACCGCCGGTCTGGTTCAGCGCAGCCTGGAAATCGCACGGCTCGAAGCGCAGACCCCGGTGAATTATGAGGCTCATCAACACGGCCTGAAGCGCAAATTCATCGGCGTCCGTACCCGGGAATTCCGTTTCGCTCGTTATGCCGAAGATTGGCGCCTCAAGGTGGAACGGATCGGCAACCTTAACTACCCTGAAGCCGCCAGACGGGAGGGGCTTTATGGAAAACTGCAACTCACCGTTGGGATCAAGTCCGATGGCAGCCTTGAATCCATCGAAATAAACCGCTCATCGGGGAGAAAGGTTCTGGATGAAGCAGCGATACGCATCGTCAACCTGGCCGGGCAAAATGGATTCGCTCCTTTTCCCCCCGACATCAGTCGAGATACCGACATCCTCCACATTACGCGCACCTGGGTATTTACCCGTTCGGACGAACTGGCAAGCGAATGA